The genomic window ggacatgaatgcccacatacatgaccttgacggatattcagacaccaatgggaagttattactagatctttgcgagcaacatagtctggagatagttaacacggggcctaaatgtgacggccagatcacatgggaagtcggaaacaagcaatcaagtattgattattgtctcatgactgaaggaatttaccacaaactgacagaaatgaggatagacgagggaggcattaacagcttgggtagtgatcataaacgaaccaataacattacaaatgggatacgaaactaaaaatatgagcatggaatcaaagtctggcagctcgtatttaaatgacaaacaaataataaatatagccgcaagagtcgaggaagaagtaggcgaaataccaggcaaggactgggagtatagtgagctgttacatctaatgacgaaggagatagggaaagagaagaaaactgtctgctggaaaggaaaaaggaagccaaaaagttggtggaacaaggaaatccgggaggcgatcgagaagcgacgcgaagcatcacgggagcatagaaaggcaaaaaaggagaagcggccgcaggacgaagtcaaaaaaatatgggaaatatatttggagaaaaaatctcttgtacagaaattggtagaggcaaaaattaaaggtgaaagtgaacgctggatgacagagatacacgaaataGAGATACAATGACTGCGTCTTGTATAGAAAGGTGACGGATGCCGCAGACATTTCACTAATTCAGGAAGATCTTAATAACATAACTAAATGGTGTCAATTATGGCGTATGGAATTAAACGTTAGAAAATGCAAAAGTATGAGGATTTCCAGTGCTGAAGTGACTTCCCCTACTTACACACTTAATAACATCCCACTAGAATGCGTAACATCGTACAAATACTTGGGTGTCCATATTACCAATAACCTTTCATGGAAAACTCATATTGATTACATAGCCACCAAGGCCACTAGCACATTAGGATATTTTCGCCGGAAGTTTCCTCAAGCGCCATCTTCATTAAAACTACTACTGTACACAACTTTCATTCGTCCGAAGCTTGAGTATGCATCGTCAGTATGGGACACCGGATATCAGAACCACATAAAATtactagaaaaaatacaaaatcgcTCAGTCCGTTTCATTTTAAACAATTACCAAAGAACTGCGAGTGTTACTAACATGAAAGACATTCTACACCTTCCATTGCTATCACATCGCCGAAAACTATCTCGACTCTATCTTTTCCATAAAATCTACTACCACAATTCATATTTACATTCTATGCTTCTTCAGCCACCGCCGTACATTTCATCCCGCATCGACCATCGCCAAAAGGTAAACATTCCACACAGCAACACCGTCGGCTTTTCACACTCATTTCTCCCCACAACGACCAGAGACTGGAACAATCTGCCTGCATCACTCACAAGCATAACTAACACCAATAATTTCAAAATCGCACTTCGAAGTTTCATTTCGAGTTAACATCGTTCAGTGTTTGTTTCAtacctttaatttttttctcttttttttttttttttttttatatgtttccCTTTTGTTGCTATGCTTCTCGTATTCTAGTTTTGCGAGTGGCTACTTTTTGtacattatgtttttttttttttttttcattatatctcTTTTGGCAGTGCATCCAATGATAAAATCTTGTAATTCTTCCAGGACAGTCCAGTGTTTTGATTCCTGTGTTATTCATTTTGGTTCATTGGCCTTTGTTCTTGTAACTGATTTTTGTTTAAAGTGTCATCGTGATAATTCATTTCTGTATTTTTAAAACTATAACCAAGTTATTATTACGTGTTAACtttctttgcccctcccctcttcaatgtacgtttgtaccctgagggtatttgaaataaaaaaaaggaggccgcgcctaggattttttggagccacataaaggcgctaggtaggaagtctgtcacaacgcaacaacatattctagatgaaggaggaaatcaattggaagggtacgaagcgctaggttacatccaaaaggtaacagccgattcgtttcaaaaaagcgtccaggggatctccccggtgagtaaaagtgtggcggagaaagcaacagaggaagagctagtacttgataatttcaactggaaaaaggccgaaggaaaaattccaaagcgcactgccgcgggtttagatgggattcccgttagcctcattaacgaactaggacataacactaaagaagcattgttaaaagcagtagaaaaaagcttaaaggacggacaaataccggacagttggcgacaaagtagaatgaacttaatctataaaggcaagggagaaaaggacaagattcgctcgtatagaccactaaccattacatcggtactatacaggttggcgatgcaagcagtaaaaatgaaaatagaaacatgggccgaacataacgatattttgggagaacttcagaacggatttcgagtcgacaggcggttagacgataacctgtttgttctcactcagtgtatagaaatatctaaaatagagaataggcccttgtacgtggcttttctagacatcactggggcatacgacaacgttaatcaggaaattttgtgggatatattgaaaggaatgggcatgggcgacgactgtatacagattttgagggagatataccgagaaaatacagtttgcatagagtgggaaggaatgcgtagcaaagagaacgttgaggttagcaggggtctgagacagggatgtcctttgtccccactgttattcatgctgtacatggtgagtatggaaaaagcgctagaaggtagcagcattggttttaatctgtcacacaaacagggcggcatgatgattgagcagaagcttccaggtttattttatgcggacgatatcgtcttatttgcggacagtcgagatgatatacagcagctggcgaatatatgcggaagggaaggtgaagctcttggactaggattcagtgtaacgaagtgtggtttgatggtattcaatgatccctgtgatcagacggtgtccatacaaggccaagaaataccgagggtaagtgaatacaagtaccttggagtatgggtaaatgagagtgatagatacatggaggtacaggaaaaagcctcggcagcaaaaggaaagaggaatgcggcaataatgaagcacagagcgttgtggggatacaataggtatgaggtgcttcgaggtctgtggaagggtgtaatggttccagggcttacttttgggaactcagtggtgtgcatgagggcagaggtgcaatcgggaatggatgtaaatcaaaggactgtgggacgcctcgcgttgggtgctcacgggaagacgacaaacgaggctgtaaagggcgatatggggtgggcaggttttgaggcgagggaagcgcagagcaaaataaggttcgaagaaaggctaagaaatatgaaggagagtagatgggcagagaaggtgttccgttatttgtataggaagagcgtggacacacagtggagaaaaagaactagaagactcactagtaaatatacggctggtattgtgagccatatgtcaacaaagagcgttaagggaaaagtcagggaggcggagaggatttactggatggcagctatggagaaaaaaccggctttgagtaactaccgaaagggcaaaaatgaaataaggagggaggcattttacgataattcaaggggaagcgctttactgtttgaagcgagatcgggttgccttagaacgcgtagttataaagcaagattcagtaaagaagaagaacaatgcacatgctgcgggaaagataaggaaacggcggagcatgttctgattgaatgtggagatatccacccaggtgtacgtttgggcacgagcctacaggaagccttgggttttagggacaacaatggaaagctgaacacacccgcgattgaaataagtaagagacggttagagtattggtggcagaaaattagaaaggacaaaaataaatattggaaaaataaaatatggacagtgtgccgtaaatggcagagaacttaagctgaaaatttaccttttttccattaagatagaatttatcgaagtagaggcattaggccaacataaaaaaaaaagaaaaaaaggtttttttttttttgtcgagcctggtggcatacttgtcaccaccccgttataaaggggacgctcatagcatccatccatccatccatccatcatcacgGCGGCGGACTGTaccagccatagagtttctcaatattttgggaaactctatggcatcAGCTAGGCGTTTTCCATTTGCGGCTCATAgtggcgcgtcagtcgagagttgttcgagacttGTAACTGtacattactgtttcggaggctatgaaAAGTGTTCAGTTGTTGCACCGcgcgccacaggtgacgctaatGACCGAGAACATTTTAAATTGAAGGAGAAAAaggggtgtggcagctgttttttccGCTAGCAGACAAAAACGCGcagtcgtcgtggcaagacgccgtggcggccgttctgaaagttagtatggcatgacgatagttgtagtgcgagaacaaaacgacgacacagagacaagaaggacaccttcgtgtccttcttgtctctgtgtcgtcgttttgttctaaTCTAGAAACGTtgggtactacccatcattcccatggtcgctgaacgatcgcagcgccagagtgccctctagcatagagtttcccaaattTTGAATAACTCtatgccctctagttaattttgagaaactcgaTGTCTGTGGCCTCTCCCCGTAACACTCTCTGCAATAATGTGATgacgtcggggaacgagattctgcatcATGAACCAACGTGTTGTCGGACCTGCCTGTGTAACAGGCAGTTTGCAGTGTATTCGATTCGGTCGCAGTACACTCgccatcttcttttcttcactccCGGTGTTAGATCTGTTTGTTGAAGCGGGACATGCAGGGCGTCCCGCTACGTGCGCTCTTGTCGGTGCCATTCAGACCGAAGAATTTTGCACACCCGTATGCCATGGCCGATAAAGGGGTGGTAACCTCCAAACAAAGCTTTAACGTCCAAAGGGAGCTGCTTGGTGCGAATGCAGAAGGTAAATGTGCGCGCACGGCAAATGGAGACTGCGATGAGGGTTACGAGGACTGAATGATGAAGaaaaacacacgaaaaaaaagcccgaataactagaaatgtaacttagaagtgtggcagtttgggctagttggtatggcatgttctgctctttgtgccatatggtttttgccacatggttactgtctcctctatatattttcatgCGCAAtcaactcagttggaagttagcgctcgtgttcttcttctttctgtgtcgtcgttttgttttcgcgctataactatcttcatgccataccaaccagcccaaaatGCCACACTTCGaaggaaatgtgtcgtaaactagagttaaagcagttagcacagcatattagcaaaagtgacaaaaatgggctcagcatgttttttttttctgccaaaacacataaaTTTGACATGCCCTTCCGTGCCATTGTGATAGAAAGTGGTACGTTGCAAAAGCAACTcagcttgtttattcagacccaaTCAAAATTGTCTAAATATTTATGACCCATTTTTGATCAAAAACTCAcaggctctgatagaatttttcaaacagtcaaatcaatctaatcttttcggTTATTCAATggacataaaggacctatactactctctgtctcacgatgaggtattagaatatataagggataacatagaaattttcggggaattgaacttcctattaaaaactggcatcagtgcgcgagattttcttgacttggttttgctgtaccttacctctactttcgttcaatggaatgattgcatttatctgcagaaaaagggtgtttcagtcagctcatgcatagcacctctattCAGTGATCTAtcccagacaacacaaacacaacctcaggacgCCCTCAGTATGCTTTCAtgaggacaatatgacgccctcagaatgtcctcttatggtACTAGAATGGCACTAATCCCGTCCCTTTGTCCgtacacataacaacctcagcacatcctcaatacaACACTTTaggactttttcagtatcttttcagaacaacgattGTGTGGCCGGTTCAgtactgtgggcagtgatactacttaggatttacttcttttcatgatatcttcatacatcaaaagaaaaacacctgcgaggtcTCGTGTATATATACTGTATTAATCAACAGACAGGTGACAAAACAAAgaaagcttgttgactgaaatttatttaacagtaattaatcacaactgacagttttgtcaggcattcgagtccgcgtgtagtctgaaaaaagaaaagcagtattaaggcagtcaacacaggtcaatcaactacgtttgtaatcttcctcgaaagtttgacacagtgtctTCATCACCACGTGTATCGCGCCCAATGCACTCAGTGTTAGAGGCTCCGTTCTGACAGCCTATCAGTACACTCGACACGGGCGTTGACTTGAGTTGCCCGAGGTCAggccatgtgtcagatgcagaagtaGATCCTTACACGTTCGGACCATGCTGCTTCGAAGCACAATTGATATCTGGtgttccaggctgcttcgaaccacacctCGCCGCGGTCGGCTGGTAACAATGCATCCATGATCAGTCTGAACGTTGTGCAGCCCAGTGCATCCATCAACACGACAATTTACCAGGCGTCATCACCTACGACTCACAGatatctcacttttaaccatgcacacaCACAACAAAGGCCACGAACTTCCACTAGTACACTCCACCTTCCCTGACAGGGCCGCTGCTGCCATTTTGACGGGTGCGACTGTTCTCACAACAAATCCGTGCAGGGCGGGGCCTCGCCGCGATGACGTAGCcaccatttccttttttttctctctctctctccctctctgttTGGCAGCGCGTTCGCTCAACACCACCTAGACGTCTTCTTCtccatctattttccttctattctttttatccctccttccccccacccctataaggcactgcgccgtgtcgcctgaaggcagacagaaattaggtgcccttttcctcttcattctaaccactaccaccacctagACTTGGTTCGCTGTGTGCTGTTCTGTGGCTGTATGCTGcgcggactcgctcgctggatttcgtgccgaccggttgtgcgcccgcgcgcttgcgaccttcggcgtcactgtagctctggccgactgggctcgccctacgtcacctccttcCGCCGACGGCCTTCGACGacactggacctgctctacgccatctacagacgccgacaacatctctcgcaagtgtaccccgtcctcggactccagtgaccatgcttccatctttcctgtctctcctatcccctcagtttgttgttgcttcttcttcctctttgctatacctttacttctaccctttttatccctcctcacccccatcccttgtgagccctgtggtggtgtcgctcactgaagcagacaataaaggggctcacttttctcttcctttctctttattaAGAACCACTCGCATGTATGCTGCGCGCCGCGTCTCCCTGTTCTGTGGCGGCGTGCGCTGTCTTGTCATATTAAGCTGTTGAATATTAAGCTGTTGAGAGCTCCTTGGCTGTTGTCAACGGGAGGTATGTTGTGCGGACATCAAGAGACCTAAATGTAAGAATGTCTCGATTGCCTCTTAATGTTTTGCTCTGCGCGTAGATTTAGCATTGAAACACGTAGATGAAGGGACTCAACACGGCAGGACAGGCTTGTTTGTAGTTGCGGTTAGTGCAACACTAGACAATTCATTGGTTTTCGCCTTTTTGAAGGTCGGGTTATCattgttctggttgccggttcagtTTCCCTGGCACCGATTTATTTCGGTTTGAGTGGAGTACCGGGTCCGGGACATGACCGGATCTTCAGAAATTTTAAGAAACGTTATTGGAAGTGAACTGTTTTAGTTTCGGGCCCCAGTCATGATTAGAACAGCGCATGCAAGCTAATCATGacttgaaaaaaaattcaagGTCTGCCATAGGGTCACATACCTTATCTATTCTGCTCCTGTGCTCTTTAGATAATTGTCTTGAATTCAAGGCAGAGCTGCGCTTGGGCGTTTATTTTGTTTCCATTTGTGCGTTTCAGAATTAACATTTATGTTATTTTCAACACCGAAAAAGCAATCGTGCGCAACAAAAGACACGAATTATGGTTGGGTTATTCGTGACACATCCGTATGTGCCATCCCTGGTCCTGCTAAAAGTGTGAATTACACGTCAGAGCGAGGCAGGCCCGATGTTGAACTCATATGAGAAGCTGAAGCGTCGAGCTTTTTTGTAGTGTTGTATTAAAAACCCAAGACCCAAGCAAACTGTAACGTGTTGGTGCTGCTTGTAAGCTGAAACTTAAACGCCATATGAAAAAAGTCTGggtaattattaataataatgataattatatttattattctggttgacgaaagccagccagaatttcttgccagaggcagcgcatcttagttttttttgctgccattacacaaaaactaacacgagatttgatattgccctctgccatgcataaaactaggtgccttcgccctctgccatgcataaaactaggtgccttcattaaatcctctttattgtttattttcagccAATGTCGTCTTCTCCGTGATCCACTGCGGATCTCGAATCCCTCTGGACAATGTGCCGTTTCCAGTTGTCAAGGGAACCGCCAAAGTATGCATATCTGGAATGGAATACTAGCAGAAGACACAGGAGAAAAAGAAGACCAAATATGTTACATCGTGATGCACTTGCAAACGTTTCAATCTCATTCAGATATGCAGTAGCCTTCCAGTTCAAAGATTGTGTGCAGGCAGTGTAAGGTGCATACTTTGCGGCAGCTGTATTTAACGTATTTTCCCTTATACATATGCCCCTTTTGGGGCCCTTAGGGTCTTTCTAGCCAATGAATACATTTAGGAAAAGCCCAAGAGCATTATGACTGTGAACGAGACACATAGCCGGGGGTTGCTGCACACCGAAATGTTCAGTTTTGCTGGGACCTCTTCTACCTCCTCTCCCACCTTTGACGTTTTGCCATGCCTTCCCCCCCATCAGTAGTTGCGAGCGAAAGAAAA from Rhipicephalus microplus isolate Deutch F79 chromosome 7, USDA_Rmic, whole genome shotgun sequence includes these protein-coding regions:
- the LOC142767701 gene encoding uncharacterized protein LOC142767701, producing MQGVPLRALLSVPFRPKNFAHPYAMADKGVVTSKQSFNVQRELLGANAEANVVFSVIHCGSRIPLDNVPFPVVKGTAKHASTADWPKECTEKVNKPPRHKEEGS